Proteins encoded within one genomic window of Anopheles gambiae chromosome 3, idAnoGambNW_F1_1, whole genome shotgun sequence:
- the LOC1280202 gene encoding zwei Ig domain protein zig-8, which yields MRVRTALRSQFGINLIFLFIVHLNHGITKSLQTFSEEQFLLELSDDRSSSPVTRPPIRNRTPPYLGNLHLGFHQHQQHHHQHSETSENEIYDSDESNLLRTPLDRGPHFDLSASKNITALVGKTAYLNCQVKNIGNKTVSWVRHRDIHLLTVGRFTYTSDQRFQAVHNPQTDDWSLQIRYPQKRDTGVYECQISTTPPVGHSMFLAVVEPITTIVGVPDPYINTGSTVNLTCIVRNLPEPPLTIFWTHNNQEINYDSPRGGVSVITEKGEMTTSYLLIQRARTTDSGKYVCSPSNADPSTINVHILNGTVRPPYSLTASRAMTNTTVFARYWKHFRQYLSGLPLLSSPLKRLAMPPSQWSLPLSLIMPSIASTAFFLKIHAWTKHCR from the exons GCATTACAAAGTCACTGCAGACCTTTTCGGAGGAACAATTCCTACTGGAGCTGAGTGATGATCGCAGCAGTTCACCGGTAACGCGTCCTCCGATACGCAACCGGACACCGCCGTACCTTGGCAATCTGCACCTTGGCtttcaccagcaccagcagcaccaccatcagcactCAGAGACGAGCGAGAACGAAATTTACGACTCGGACGAGAGTAATCTACTCCGGACGCCGCTCGACCGTGGGCCACACTTTGATTTGTCCGCCTCGAAGAACATTACAGCGCTGGTCGGGAAGACGGCCTATCTCAACTGCCAGGTGAAGAACATCGGCAACAAAACg GTGTCCTGGGTGCGGCATCGTGACATTCATCTGTTAACCGTAGGTAGATTCACCTATACGTCTGACCAACGTTTCCAGGCTGTACATAATCCCCAGACAGACGACTGGTCGCTACAA ATTAGATACCCCCAGAAGAGGGACACGGGCGTGTACGAGTGCCAGATCTCCACTACGCCACCGGTCGGGCACTCAATGTTTCTTGCCGTCGTAG AGCCAATCACCACGATCGTTGGTGTGCCGGATCCGTACATCAACACGGGCTCAACTGTGAATTTAACTTGCATAGTGCGGAACTTGCCCGAGCCTCCTTTAACCATATTTTGGACCCACAACAATCAG GAGATCAACTACGATTCACCCCGGGGCGGTGTGTCGGTCATAACGGAGAAGGGTGAAATGACGACATCGTACCTGCTAATACAGCGCGCCCGTACCACCGACAGCGGGAAGTACGTCTGCTCCCCATCGAATGCCGATCCTTCCACGATCAACGTGCACATCCTGAATGGTACTGTTCGACCGCCCTACTCCCTAACCGCGTCAAGGGCAATGACAAATACGACAGTGTTCGCCCGATACTGGAAACATTTCAGACAGTATTTGTCAGGGCTAccattgt TGAGCTCCCCGCTCAAGCGGTTAGCAATGCCGCCCAGCCAGTGGAGTTTGCCGCTGAGTTTAATAATGCCCAGTATTGCATCAACAGcatttttcttgaaaatccACGCGTGGACCAAGCACTGTCGGTGA